DNA sequence from the Leptospirillum ferrooxidans C2-3 genome:
ACCATGTCCTGATCATCGACGAGGTCGGATACACCCCGATTACCCGGGAAGAGGCCAACCTGCTCTTTCAGCTGGTCTCCATCCGTTACGAGAAAGGATCGATCCTTCTGACCAGCAACTACGGGTTCGAAGACTGGGGAAAGATCTTTCCTGACTCTGTCGTGGCGGCGGCCATTATTGACCGGCTGGTTCATCATGCCCGGATTTTCCCTATCCAGGGATCGAGCTATCGTGTCCGGGACAAAATCCATCGGCGAAAGAGCGCAAAACCATCCCCATCTTCGCTTATCTCGCAAGGGGAAGGAGAAATCAAAGCCTCACTTTAACCGGGAGGAAGGGGGGTCAATTTTATTTTTCAAAAAGGGGTCAAAAGTAGTTGCAATCTACAGATGCGATGATGAAAATGCTTGTCCGTAGCAACGAGACGGGTCGGCGTCTTCAGACAGTTCCAGGAGTGGGGCCCTTGATTGCAGCCGCCCTGATCTCCGTCATCGGGGATCCGAAACGCTTCGGGAGTGGGCGGGATATGGCGGCCTTTTTAGGCCTTGTTCCAAGTCAGCATACATCGGGAGACAAGGTGCGTCTGGGAAGGGTCACTAAACGGGGGGACAGCGGGTTGCGAAGTCTTTTGGTGCAGGGAGCACAGGCTGCGCTTCGAGCGGCGGAGCTGAGTGGATCCGGAAAAATGAAGGACGGCAAGCTCCGAACATGGCTTCTGGATCTACTGAAGCGCAAGGATACCCGCAACAAGGCGGTCGTGGCCCTGGCCAACAAGATGGCGCGCATGGCCTGGGCGATCTGGAAAAACGACACGGTGTACACGGCGGCCGCATGAGCAGCTCAAAGGTGAAAAACCGGCATGAACGCTCTCTTGCGTCACCACGGAGACCCTGATGAAGACATAACAGATCGGCAAGGCAAGAAAAACAAGTGAGTTTCCCTCCCGTAGTACGGTTGCAAAGGACCTGACGATGGCCGGAACGGACACCTCCTGCCGAGAGCCCTGAAAGCGAATGGCCCAAAACATCGAGGCCGCACTCATATTGATGACTTCTGGTGCACGGCAGGCGCGAATCATCCATCGTGGCTACGGAATGCGTTCCGATAAGCCGAATATATTGGGGCGACCGATTCCTCCTTGTAGAGAATCGAGTCTCTAAAGAGGTCAGCGCAGTGAATCTTTCGACGCGTTCAACCGGGAAGAAAACACAAAAAGACAGACCCTCGTCAAAAGGGGATTCAGGGGAGAGTTTTGTCCTGATCCCAAAAAGAGGGAGCCGGAATTCTGCCCCAGGAGGAAAGTTCAGCGAGAGTTCTTGAGGGGAACAGGCTTTCGAAGCCGTGCGCATTATCGAATACGCTGACAGTCAAAGAGAGAAAACCTCTTGACTTTCTGCCCGGACCATATATTCCCCTTCTTCGACCACAGGCCGAGAGAGGGTCAAGCGGACGATTTTGTTTTTCTTCTTCCCGCTTTTTCAGTTGTTCCTTGAGCTTCCACATAGCGACGGACCGTTTCCAGTGTCGCTCCGCCCACACTCCCCACATAGTAGGCCCGATGCCAGAAATACGGTTCCCGGTAGAACGGCTTGAGATGCTCCGAAAATCGGTTGCGAACACGCCTGGAAGAGGCCGTTTTCAGATTGTTGATCAGGGTGGAGATGTTGAGTGCCGGGTGGATCTCCGCCAGAAGATGCACATGATCCGCTTCCCCTCCGAATTCCAGCAAGGTGCATCGCCATTCCGCCAGAATCTCGCCGAAGGCGCCCTGCAAATATTCCAGAAGATCCGGAGCGAGCGTCTTGCGCCGATACTTTGTCACAAAGACAATGTGCAGCTTG
Encoded proteins:
- a CDS encoding IS110 family RNA-guided transposase, producing MQSTDAMMKMLVRSNETGRRLQTVPGVGPLIAAALISVIGDPKRFGSGRDMAAFLGLVPSQHTSGDKVRLGRVTKRGDSGLRSLLVQGAQAALRAAELSGSGKMKDGKLRTWLLDLLKRKDTRNKAVVALANKMARMAWAIWKNDTVYTAAA
- the tnpA gene encoding IS200/IS605 family transposase; this encodes METQPNKSRSNAVYSLKLHIVFVTKYRRKTLAPDLLEYLQGAFGEILAEWRCTLLEFGGEADHVHLLAEIHPALNISTLINNLKTASSRRVRNRFSEHLKPFYREPYFWHRAYYVGSVGGATLETVRRYVEAQGTTEKAGRRKTKSSA